The Fructilactobacillus myrtifloralis genome segment TTGCTCCCGCGTCCACCCGTTATTGTGATAGCCAACTAGTTCATGGCTCACGACTTGGGCTGTTTGCGTTGGTAACGCAGCTAAAAAAGCCGTTAAATCGGACTGAAATTCCGCCAATCGGTTCGTGTGAACCAACTGGAAAAAGTAATTTTTAACCCAGACCCGTTCACGCATCGGGGTCCGCACCGCAAAATAATGGTTCTCATGATGGTTAAATTCAGAAATTACCTGGGTCAATAATAATAACCGGCTCTTAAGCCGCTGTAAATCAGTGGTTTGAAATTCTGCTTGCCACTGCAAGGGAAGCTGCTGGAAAAGCAGCTGTTGTTGGTTTAACCCGGCCGGGGTTAGGTAGTCCTGTTCGTGGTCAACAGCCACCAGCTGCTGGTGTCGCAAACTAGCAAAGGGCAGCTCCTGAATTGCAAGATAGCGCCCAATCCCTAGCACCCCCAGCCACTGATAGCGAAAGCCCCAGTAGAGGGTTGCAACGGTCCGTTTGCCCCGAACTAAATTGGTTAACGACCGGTGACGCCGGGGTTGCTTTTCAGCTAACAGCACCAGGGCCAGTGCTTGCTCAATCGTCAGCATTAGCGGTGCGCAATCCAATGACGTAAACGTCCGTAAATTAATACGAGGAGCGTCCCATCGAGGGCTCCTTTGATCAGGTTAAACGGAATGACTCCAATTAAAATCAATTTGGGCAGTGAAATGGACAGCTGAAAGCCAGCCACGTGTAGGTAAACTGGCATCAGGATAAAGTAGTTTAACAATCCCATTCCCAGCGCAAGCACCACGGCACTAATGGCAATGGCCGCCACCGTTTTTTGCTTTCCCGCCAAGAGCCAACTCTTTAACAAAGTAAAACTAACAATGAGAAGCAAGGACGCCACTAAGGAACCCATTAACCCTACCAGTTCAATGACGGAAAAACCCATGGTCATCCAGTATAAAAACAGCTTAAGTAGGGTAATTTCCACGGCCCCGACCGGACCTAATAGCAGCAGTCCCAGTAAAATGGGCACATCAGCAAAGTCTAACTTTAAAAAGGGCACGTAGGGCAAAATTGGAAACGAAACAAACATTAATAAGTAGGCAATCGCACTGAGCATGGCAATTGCTACCATCCGCTTTAATTCTTGATTATTAGTTTTCATTCCGACTTCCTCCCTCGGTTAGTTCAAATAAGTTCCGCAGCTCCCGTTTGTTCAGGGGGCGCCACTGGCCTGGCTCTAAATCAGCTAACTTCAGTTCCGCAAAGGCAATCCGTTTCAGTTTTTCAACTGGATGACCAATGGCTTGAAACATGTTTTTGACCTCATGGTTCCGTCCTTCATGAATGGTAACCTCAATCACAGCATTTTGCCCCGTTGCCCCCGCTTTCTTAACCAAGCGGACTTCGGCCGGCGCACTTTGATGGCTAGCATCAAGTTTAACCCCGGAGCGTAAGCGGTCAAAATCAGTAGCATCCGGGATTCCGGTCACCTTGGCAACGTACGTTTTGGGAATTTCATGTTTCGGATGCGTTAAGCGATAATCCAGGTCCCCATCGTTTGTAAGTAATAATGCTCCGGTTGTATCGTAATCTAGTCGACCAACCGGATAAATCCGTTCTGCAACTTGATGTTTAAAGTAATCTAACACGGTCTTGCGGTGTTTTTCATCAGCAGCTGACGTAATCACTCCCCGGGGCTTATTCAGCAAAAAGTAGACTAACGCTTCCTGATGAATCGGCTTATGGTCAACCTCAATGCGGTCAGTTGGCTCAACTTTTTGTCCGAGGGTGGTTACGACCTGCCCGTTCACCCGCACGTGGCCCGTTTGAATTAGTTGTTCGCTGGCGCGTCGAGACGCCACTCCCGCGTGGGCCATTACTTTTTGTAATCGTTCACTCATTCCTGATCTCCTTTATCGGTATCTTCCCGGTACATTTCCGCCTCAGGAGTTGGTTCACTCTCCGGTAGCGGAGGCAATTGTTGCAGGGTTTGCAACCCAAACGCCTGTAAAAATAAATCGGTGGTTTGATATAAATTAGGTTGTCCTGGTTCATCAGCTTGCCCACTAACGATAATCAACCCTAAACTCTGTAAATTACGTAACGAGACCACGCTATTGACCCCCCGAATTTCATCCACCTGCACCCTGGTAATGGGCTGCTGGTAAGCAACGATTGTAAGGGTTTCTAGCATGGCAGGGGTCAATAACGATTCCGTTTGGTCGGTCAATTGTTGCACCACATCAGCGTAGTCCGGTTTCGTTCCAAACCAGACTAATTCTCCGGTTTGGTAAAGCATGACGCCATGGTCATCAGTTGCCGTGGTCTGTGCGAGTTGCACCACGTTTTCGCGCACGACCGCCATCGAAAGCCCCGTTAGTTCGGCTAATTTACTAATTTTAATTCCAGCCCCACCAGCGGCATAAATTAAGGCCTCTAATTTTCCTCTAATGCTCATCGCGTGCGTTGTCAC includes the following:
- a CDS encoding helix-turn-helix domain-containing protein, yielding MLTIEQALALVLLAEKQPRRHRSLTNLVRGKRTVATLYWGFRYQWLGVLGIGRYLAIQELPFASLRHQQLVAVDHEQDYLTPAGLNQQQLLFQQLPLQWQAEFQTTDLQRLKSRLLLLTQVISEFNHHENHYFAVRTPMRERVWVKNYFFQLVHTNRLAEFQSDLTAFLAALPTQTAQVVSHELVGYHNNGWTREQIAQALRLNPLAVAFIELAALAQLVRWNRNKPAGTLAPLSQGLQRDLITKKARQTLQLYQTSHDVKRVAAQQHIKPSTVDEHLLENAIYVPLAQFPYSDFVSQKEVQRLVRQYGNNVDDWQFQPDQEAGLSFFQFRLIQIWLTKLARKEAGHGSANATVTE
- a CDS encoding ECF transporter S component; amino-acid sequence: MKTNNQELKRMVAIAMLSAIAYLLMFVSFPILPYVPFLKLDFADVPILLGLLLLGPVGAVEITLLKLFLYWMTMGFSVIELVGLMGSLVASLLLIVSFTLLKSWLLAGKQKTVAAIAISAVVLALGMGLLNYFILMPVYLHVAGFQLSISLPKLILIGVIPFNLIKGALDGTLLVLIYGRLRHWIAHR
- a CDS encoding pseudouridine synthase gives rise to the protein MSERLQKVMAHAGVASRRASEQLIQTGHVRVNGQVVTTLGQKVEPTDRIEVDHKPIHQEALVYFLLNKPRGVITSAADEKHRKTVLDYFKHQVAERIYPVGRLDYDTTGALLLTNDGDLDYRLTHPKHEIPKTYVAKVTGIPDATDFDRLRSGVKLDASHQSAPAEVRLVKKAGATGQNAVIEVTIHEGRNHEVKNMFQAIGHPVEKLKRIAFAELKLADLEPGQWRPLNKRELRNLFELTEGGSRNEN
- the scpB gene encoding SMC-Scp complex subunit ScpB, which translates into the protein MSIRGKLEALIYAAGGAGIKISKLAELTGLSMAVVRENVVQLAQTTATDDHGVMLYQTGELVWFGTKPDYADVVQQLTDQTESLLTPAMLETLTIVAYQQPITRVQVDEIRGVNSVVSLRNLQSLGLIIVSGQADEPGQPNLYQTTDLFLQAFGLQTLQQLPPLPESEPTPEAEMYREDTDKGDQE